One genomic window of Elaeis guineensis isolate ETL-2024a chromosome 2, EG11, whole genome shotgun sequence includes the following:
- the LOC105061172 gene encoding pathogenesis-related protein PR-1 type, which yields MGSSSLISFFCTMALVMAHATLAQNSPDDFVNAHNAAREAVGVGPVSWDTTVASYAEDYANQRKGDCQLIHSDASSHGYGENLFWGGGPDHTAKNAVDLWVGEQQYYDYGSNSCSAPQGQSCGHYTQVVWKDSTSIGCARVQCDSGDTFITCNYSPAGNIDGQRPY from the coding sequence ATGGGATCATCAAGCCTAATCTCTTTCTTCTGCACCATGGCTCTTGTCATGGCACATGCCACCCTTGCCCAAAACTCCCCCGACGACTTCGTAAATGCCCACAACGCCGCCCGGGAGGCTGTTGGCGTTGGCCCGGTGTCATGGGACACAACAGTGGCGTCCTACGCCGAGGACTATGCCAATCAACGCAAGGGTGATTGTCAGCTGATTCACTCGGATGCCAGCTCCCACGGCTATGGGGAGAACCTCTTCTGGGGTGGTGGACCGGACCACACAGCCAAGAACGCCGTGGACCTGTGGGTGGGGGAGCAGCAGTACTATGACTatggtagcaactcttgctcagcCCCGCAAGGCCAATCGTGCGGGCACTACACTCAGGTGGTGTGGAAAGACTCCACCAGCATCGGTTGCGCTCGGGTGCAGTGTGATAGCGGCGACACCTTCATTACTTGCAACTATTCCCCAGCGGGCAACATCGATGGGCAGCGTCCCTACTGA